The proteins below come from a single Nostoc sp. KVJ3 genomic window:
- a CDS encoding phosphatidylglycerol lysyltransferase domain-containing protein, translating to MTNNLKTQIGLWSVAFLTGLVGVVNLLSAVTPTLYGRNHWLKGFLPFEIRLSGHIFAALTGFVLLTLATNLLRRKRIAWLLTTSLLVISIFSHLFKGLDYEESLLSGVLLVQLVLMRHLFTARSDRPSIARGVRVLIGALLFTLAYGTIGFYLLDGKFSENFNWREAILQTLAMFFTEDNWGLQPKTKFGDFFANSIYIIAAVTITYAIIMLLQPVFWRNLATPNERKRAREIVEQYGCSSLAAIALLNDKSYYFSPTGKSVIAYVPKGRGAIALGDPIGPIEDRKETIIAFQQFCQRNDWYPGFYQTLPDDIPLYKSLGFKVLKIGEEAIVDLKSFTLQGKAGKNFRPSINRLTKLGYQIEFYQPPITNDLLHLLKPVSDEWLKMVQGSEKQFSLGWFDEAYLRECEIAVVHTPEGNISAFANILREYQLNEATIDMMRHRSSLENGTMDFLFISLLQHFKECGYDSFNFGLSALAGVGDNPEARRLEKVLHYLYRHLNRFYNFKGLHAYKEKFRPSWEPRYLVYPSFAALPDVVVALIRADSGDRLFDYFKPGA from the coding sequence ATGACTAATAATTTAAAAACTCAGATTGGACTTTGGAGTGTAGCTTTCCTTACAGGTTTAGTCGGAGTAGTAAATTTGTTGTCAGCAGTGACACCTACCCTGTATGGGCGAAATCACTGGTTGAAGGGATTTTTACCTTTTGAAATTCGTCTCAGCGGCCATATATTTGCAGCCCTAACTGGGTTTGTTTTACTTACACTTGCTACTAACTTATTACGGCGAAAAAGAATAGCCTGGTTACTAACCACTAGCTTGCTAGTGATTTCCATTTTCAGCCACTTGTTCAAGGGACTGGACTATGAAGAGAGTCTCCTCTCTGGAGTTTTGCTAGTGCAATTAGTCTTGATGCGCCATCTTTTCACAGCGCGATCAGACCGTCCTTCAATTGCACGGGGAGTTAGAGTGCTGATAGGTGCTTTACTATTTACTCTAGCATACGGAACTATTGGCTTTTATTTGTTAGACGGCAAATTTTCGGAAAATTTTAATTGGCGTGAAGCTATACTTCAGACTTTAGCGATGTTCTTCACAGAAGATAATTGGGGACTGCAACCCAAGACAAAATTTGGAGATTTCTTTGCTAATTCTATCTATATTATTGCGGCAGTTACTATTACTTATGCAATAATAATGCTATTGCAACCTGTGTTTTGGCGTAATCTAGCAACGCCAAATGAGCGAAAAAGAGCTAGAGAAATTGTCGAGCAATATGGATGTTCTTCTTTAGCAGCGATCGCACTCTTAAATGACAAGAGTTATTATTTTAGTCCTACTGGTAAGAGTGTAATTGCTTATGTTCCCAAAGGAAGGGGTGCGATCGCATTAGGAGATCCCATCGGCCCGATTGAAGACCGCAAGGAGACAATTATTGCTTTCCAGCAGTTTTGCCAGCGCAATGACTGGTATCCTGGTTTTTATCAAACTTTGCCCGATGATATTCCGCTTTACAAGTCATTGGGATTTAAGGTACTCAAGATTGGCGAAGAAGCGATCGTTGACTTGAAAAGTTTTACCTTACAAGGTAAAGCCGGTAAAAACTTTAGACCATCAATCAATCGTTTAACTAAGCTAGGATACCAAATCGAGTTTTACCAACCACCCATCACCAATGATTTATTGCACCTCCTCAAACCTGTGAGTGATGAATGGCTAAAGATGGTACAAGGTTCGGAAAAACAATTTTCTTTGGGTTGGTTTGACGAAGCTTATCTGCGAGAGTGCGAGATTGCTGTGGTGCATACTCCCGAAGGTAACATCAGCGCCTTTGCCAATATTCTTCGGGAGTACCAACTTAACGAAGCAACCATTGACATGATGCGACATCGTTCATCTCTAGAAAATGGGACGATGGACTTTCTATTTATTTCCCTGCTTCAGCATTTTAAAGAGTGTGGTTACGACAGCTTTAATTTCGGTCTTTCTGCACTGGCGGGAGTTGGAGACAACCCAGAAGCACGCCGATTAGAGAAAGTATTGCACTATCTTTACAGACATTTGAATCGCTTCTACAATTTCAAGGGACTGCACGCCTACAAAGAGAAGTTCCGTCCCTCTTGGGAACCACGTTATTTAGTTTATCCCAGTTTTGCTGCTTTACCAGATGTAGTTGTAGCATTGATTCGCGCTGATTCTGGCGATCGCCTTTTTGATTATTTCAAACCCGGAGCATGA
- a CDS encoding alpha/beta hydrolase has translation MNYKQSKILLLVSVLTLVGCNLSQNVVANPPQQQDLPTTPSLPPTQSNTVDSPTHLTYKIETYESKAMGASRTYGVSLPPSYEQHPKQSYPVIFLLHGGHGTPNDWFIQGKGQALKTVEQLYATGKLPPSIIITPDGNDKRGSSPYWDPQYIDGPNGKVSTAVGNELVKVVQSRYRTLANPDFWAMGGLSSGGWGAMNVGLHNLSHFSILFSHSGYFYDKSGPINSPITYIKSIPTPAKKRLRIYLDSGTSDIEEIDAAKNFSKVLNNLKVYSSFRQFPGSHTWQYWREHLADSLTFVGEQFKSAEIAHKHTSTNLGINNKNTQNY, from the coding sequence ATGAACTACAAACAATCAAAAATTCTTTTGCTAGTTTCAGTGTTAACTCTAGTTGGCTGTAATTTATCCCAAAATGTCGTAGCAAACCCACCCCAACAACAGGATTTACCAACAACCCCTTCCCTACCTCCAACCCAGTCTAATACTGTTGACTCACCTACTCACCTAACCTACAAAATTGAAACCTACGAGAGTAAAGCAATGGGTGCAAGTCGCACTTATGGCGTTTCTTTACCCCCTAGCTATGAGCAACACCCAAAACAAAGCTATCCTGTAATCTTTCTGCTTCACGGCGGACATGGTACACCCAATGATTGGTTTATTCAGGGCAAGGGACAAGCTCTCAAGACTGTGGAACAACTTTATGCTACAGGTAAGTTACCACCTAGTATCATTATCACACCAGATGGCAATGATAAACGTGGCTCTAGTCCTTACTGGGATCCTCAATATATTGATGGCCCTAATGGTAAAGTCTCCACAGCCGTGGGTAATGAGTTAGTAAAAGTTGTCCAAAGCCGTTATCGGACACTGGCAAATCCAGATTTTTGGGCTATGGGTGGTTTATCTTCTGGTGGTTGGGGGGCAATGAATGTGGGATTACATAACTTAAGTCATTTCTCAATTTTATTTAGTCATAGTGGTTATTTTTATGATAAAAGTGGCCCGATAAATAGCCCAATAACTTATATCAAAAGCATTCCCACACCAGCTAAAAAAAGGTTGCGAATCTACCTAGATTCTGGGACATCAGATATTGAAGAAATCGACGCAGCCAAAAACTTTTCTAAAGTACTAAATAATCTCAAAGTTTATAGTTCGTTTCGTCAGTTTCCTGGTAGTCATACTTGGCAATACTGGCGGGAACATTTAGCTGATTCTTTGACGTTTGTAGGCGAACAATTTAAATCTGCTGAAATAGCACATAAACACACATCTACTAATTTAGGGATTAATAATAAAAATACTCAAAATTATTAG
- the moaA gene encoding GTP 3',8-cyclase MoaA, with protein MNQVDYLRISLIDRCNFRCQYCMPEGVELDYILKQQLLTDEELLSLIQEVFIPVGFTRFRLTGGEPLLRPRVVDLVSAIATLPQTQDLSMTTNGFLLAPMAQNLYNAGLRRINISLDSLDPDIFDQIIGNQGRSRWQQVWQGIQAAHHVGFDPLKLNVVVIPGVNDHEILDLAALTIDKQWHVRFIEFMPIGNVHLFGDRGWVSSANLRERIRDRWGLTESQVRGAGPADVFQIPGAKGTLGFISQMSECFCDRCNRMRLSADGWLRPCLLNETGQIDLKTALRSGVSTTQLQEQVRHLLQIKPEINFKGRDSGVTGTYSRTMSQIGG; from the coding sequence ATGAACCAGGTAGACTACCTCCGCATTAGCTTAATCGATCGCTGCAACTTTCGTTGTCAATACTGTATGCCAGAGGGAGTAGAACTGGATTATATTCTCAAGCAACAGTTATTGACTGATGAGGAACTACTCAGCTTAATTCAAGAAGTATTTATTCCAGTAGGCTTTACCCGATTTCGTTTGACTGGCGGTGAACCATTATTACGTCCGCGGGTGGTGGATTTGGTCAGCGCGATCGCAACTTTACCCCAAACTCAAGACCTCTCAATGACTACCAACGGGTTTTTGCTGGCTCCGATGGCACAAAACCTCTACAATGCAGGTCTGCGAAGAATTAATATTAGTCTGGATTCTCTCGATCCCGATATTTTCGATCAAATTATTGGTAATCAGGGACGTTCTCGTTGGCAACAAGTTTGGCAGGGGATTCAAGCTGCCCATCACGTCGGATTCGACCCTTTGAAACTTAATGTGGTGGTGATTCCTGGCGTTAATGACCACGAAATTCTAGATTTAGCTGCCCTGACAATTGATAAACAGTGGCACGTTCGATTTATCGAATTTATGCCCATTGGTAATGTACATTTATTTGGCGATCGCGGTTGGGTTTCTTCAGCCAATTTACGAGAACGGATTCGCGATCGCTGGGGCTTGACAGAATCACAAGTTCGTGGTGCTGGCCCTGCTGATGTCTTTCAAATTCCTGGTGCGAAGGGGACACTAGGATTTATTAGTCAAATGTCAGAATGTTTTTGCGATCGTTGTAACCGGATGCGCCTAAGTGCAGATGGCTGGCTGCGTCCCTGTTTATTAAATGAAACTGGTCAAATAGATTTAAAAACTGCTCTGCGTTCTGGTGTTAGCACCACTCAATTACAAGAGCAAGTCAGGCATTTACTGCAAATAAAGCCAGAAATTAACTTTAAAGGGCGCGATTCTGGCGTTACGGGTACATATAGCCGCACCATGTCACAAATTGGCGGGTGA
- the rpsD gene encoding 30S ribosomal protein S4 translates to MSRYRGPRLRIVRRLGDLPGLTRKSARRAYPPGQHGQNRKKRSEYAIRLEEKQKLRFNYGLTEKQLLRYVRKARRVTGSTGQVLLQLLEMRLDNTVFRLGIAPTIPAARQLVNHGHVTVNGRVVNIASYQCRPGETIAVRDRAQSRKLVEANLQYPGLANLPSHLEFDKNKLVGKVNSVIEREWVALQVNELLVVEYYSRQA, encoded by the coding sequence ATGTCCCGATATAGAGGGCCCCGCCTCAGAATTGTCCGTCGCTTAGGCGACCTCCCAGGATTGACTCGTAAAAGCGCCAGACGCGCTTACCCACCTGGTCAGCATGGTCAGAACCGTAAAAAACGCTCTGAATATGCCATCCGTTTAGAAGAAAAGCAAAAGCTGCGCTTCAACTACGGTTTGACTGAAAAACAATTGCTCCGCTATGTGCGGAAAGCTAGACGTGTTACCGGTTCTACCGGACAAGTGCTGTTGCAATTGCTAGAAATGCGGTTGGATAATACCGTTTTCCGCTTGGGTATAGCCCCGACTATCCCCGCAGCGCGTCAACTGGTAAACCACGGTCACGTAACTGTTAACGGTCGTGTGGTGAATATTGCCAGCTATCAATGCCGTCCTGGTGAAACAATTGCAGTCAGAGATCGGGCACAATCACGGAAGTTGGTGGAAGCTAACTTGCAATATCCCGGTTTGGCCAACCTCCCCAGTCATTTGGAGTTTGACAAAAATAAGTTGGTTGGTAAAGTCAACAGCGTTATTGAACGCGAATGGGTGGCACTACAAGTTAATGAACTACTTGTGGTGGAATACTACTCACGACAAGCGTAA
- a CDS encoding S-layer family protein, with protein MTLKSKVWCWQLSLISFLAITGTFTLSEYCALAQIKEDQTLGSNNSIVTGKLSNGQQTIQIDGGAIHGKNLFHSFEQFSVLTGNTAYFNNAVNIENIITRVTGKSISNINGTLKANGTANLFLINPNGIIFGPNASLNIGGSFVASTASSLNFADGTKFSATDPQTTTLLTVSVPIGLQFGATSETIRNQSQASPGGAINNLQAPVGLQVLSGKTLALVGGNVVLEGGDLTAKGGQIELGSVAVNSLVKMNQTDQGWDLGYENVKNFQDIQLISRTEIPSYVDVGGEGGGNILVQGRRVLITGSSQILANSLSKQLAANLTVNASDTVELIGGIPLKVGSDRTGGAGNLTINTSKLILSKGAQVLLDTSLSNSLGQLTVNASDSVELIGGSDFPPSSFFPNGIFIPSGLFSATYDVGNAGNITINTQRLSIQGGAQVSTKSDGQVIFADNQYQFKPATGNGGNLTVNASKSIELTGASPNGTKLSNLSASTTGSGSAGNLDITTGLLIIRNGAAINVSSEAQKDINYQPGVTNLGKAGELNITTHSILMDQGTLTSNSESGKGGNIALQVQDLLLMRRNSKISTNARGDGDGGNITIKAPNGFLVATPFGNNDITANGFFGSGGKITITAKSIFGFVPRTRADVERLDPKEVNPNNLPTSDITAFSQQNPSLNGTVQINSPDADPSKRLVELPVNPVDASQQIAAGCGSGGKIARSSFIATGRGGLMADPTQPLIADDAVLADWIALEPESKNHANGIQKRVVAQAQQNIEEKSQKVNSVNEPTQIVEAQGWVIDANGNVVLVAQVPTASPHNLSLTATSCAAH; from the coding sequence ATGACTCTAAAGAGCAAGGTTTGGTGCTGGCAGTTAAGTCTAATAAGTTTTTTAGCAATTACTGGAACATTCACCTTATCTGAGTATTGTGCCTTGGCGCAGATTAAAGAGGATCAAACTCTCGGTAGTAACAATTCAATCGTTACAGGCAAACTGAGTAATGGTCAACAGACTATTCAGATCGATGGTGGGGCAATTCACGGTAAAAACTTGTTCCATAGTTTTGAACAGTTTTCTGTTCTCACTGGCAATACAGCCTACTTTAATAATGCAGTAAATATTGAAAATATCATCACTCGCGTAACGGGCAAGTCCATTTCTAATATTAATGGCACACTTAAAGCTAATGGTACAGCCAACCTCTTTCTAATTAATCCCAACGGGATTATTTTTGGCCCCAATGCTTCTTTAAACATTGGTGGTTCATTTGTGGCAAGTACGGCGAGTAGTCTGAACTTTGCAGATGGTACTAAATTTAGCGCTACAGATCCCCAAACTACAACCCTTCTGACAGTCAGTGTTCCCATTGGCTTACAATTTGGAGCTACATCAGAAACCATCCGCAATCAATCCCAAGCAAGTCCAGGTGGCGCAATCAATAACCTACAAGCGCCTGTTGGTCTACAGGTACTGTCAGGTAAAACCTTGGCACTTGTCGGTGGCAATGTTGTGCTGGAGGGAGGAGATTTAACAGCAAAGGGAGGACAAATAGAGCTAGGAAGTGTTGCTGTTAATAGTCTAGTTAAAATGAACCAAACAGACCAAGGTTGGGACTTGGGATACGAAAATGTCAAGAATTTTCAGGACATCCAACTAATTTCGCGAACTGAAATTCCTTCTTATGTAGATGTCGGTGGCGAAGGTGGAGGTAATATCCTGGTACAAGGTAGACGCGTACTCATAACTGGTTCTTCACAGATTTTGGCTAATAGCCTAAGCAAGCAACTAGCAGCAAATTTGACCGTTAATGCCTCCGATACTGTAGAGTTAATCGGTGGTATTCCTTTGAAGGTTGGGAGCGATCGTACAGGAGGTGCTGGAAACTTAACGATCAACACTAGCAAGTTGATTCTCAGCAAGGGAGCACAAGTGTTACTTGATACTTCTCTCTCTAATTCGTTGGGACAATTGACTGTGAACGCCTCAGATTCTGTAGAACTAATCGGTGGTTCCGACTTTCCACCCTCCTCTTTTTTCCCAAATGGTATTTTTATACCTAGCGGATTGTTTAGCGCAACTTATGATGTGGGAAATGCTGGTAACATCACGATTAATACTCAGAGGTTAAGTATCCAGGGAGGGGCACAGGTGTCAACAAAGTCTGACGGACAAGTTATATTTGCTGATAACCAATATCAATTTAAACCCGCTACAGGAAATGGAGGGAATTTGACTGTGAACGCCTCCAAGTCCATAGAATTAACTGGAGCTTCACCAAATGGTACTAAGCTCAGTAACTTATCTGCTTCAACTACTGGTTCTGGATCTGCTGGAAATTTAGATATCACAACTGGGTTATTGATTATTCGCAATGGGGCTGCAATAAATGTGAGCAGTGAAGCTCAAAAGGATATCAATTATCAACCGGGTGTAACCAATTTAGGGAAAGCAGGTGAACTCAATATAACCACTCATTCCATACTTATGGATCAAGGAACACTTACATCTAATAGTGAGTCAGGAAAGGGCGGGAATATTGCCTTACAGGTGCAGGATTTATTACTGATGCGTCGCAACAGTAAAATATCCACTAACGCCAGGGGTGACGGAGATGGCGGCAATATCACTATCAAAGCACCTAATGGCTTCCTTGTGGCTACTCCCTTCGGAAATAACGATATCACCGCCAACGGCTTCTTTGGCTCTGGTGGTAAAATCACAATCACCGCTAAGAGCATCTTTGGTTTTGTGCCCCGCACCCGTGCAGACGTAGAGAGACTTGACCCAAAAGAAGTTAACCCGAATAACCTGCCAACAAGTGACATCACCGCATTTTCTCAGCAAAACCCTTCATTAAATGGCACTGTCCAAATCAACTCACCAGATGCTGACCCCAGTAAAAGATTAGTGGAATTGCCCGTAAATCCGGTTGATGCTTCCCAGCAAATTGCTGCTGGTTGTGGTTCTGGTGGAAAAATAGCCAGGAGTTCATTTATTGCTACTGGACGTGGTGGACTAATGGCCGATCCCACGCAGCCATTGATAGCTGATGATGCAGTGCTGGCAGATTGGATCGCATTAGAGCCAGAGAGTAAAAATCATGCTAACGGTATTCAGAAAAGAGTAGTTGCTCAGGCGCAGCAAAATATAGAAGAAAAATCACAGAAGGTTAATTCTGTCAATGAACCTACTCAAATTGTCGAAGCCCAAGGATGGGTAATTGATGCTAACGGGAACGTGGTTCTGGTTGCTCAAGTACCCACTGCGTCGCCTCATAATTTGTCACTCACCGCGACATCATGCGCTGCTCATTAG
- a CDS encoding alpha/beta hydrolase: MKISKFLISLVGAIALLTTAGYYYVFILGAPQLDPPKKKADTGLKLQLATFNSQAMGTVRNYGVILPPNYYKNKQKRYPVIFLLHGGHDDARAYADKYAVLDILHELYQSGKLPPSIVITPDGNDNRGSSPLYDPDYFDGPNGKIGTLIGSELVQVVKSRYRTLEEPQFWALGGLSSGGWGAFNIGLRYLNNFHILFSHSGYFTDNSGSQNSPQQIVQQLPPEDRKQLRVYLDAGLNDTNLLASTKAFNETLNKLGIAHVFYAFPGGHGLSGANVGWNYFHKHLKDSLSYVGEQFKKLGVKS, from the coding sequence ATGAAGATTTCTAAATTTTTAATTAGTTTGGTCGGTGCGATCGCACTCCTCACTACTGCTGGTTATTATTATGTATTCATCTTAGGCGCTCCCCAACTAGACCCACCCAAAAAAAAGGCAGATACTGGGCTAAAACTTCAATTAGCCACCTTCAACTCCCAAGCGATGGGTACAGTCCGCAACTACGGTGTGATTTTGCCGCCTAATTATTATAAAAATAAGCAAAAGCGCTATCCTGTAATCTTCTTACTACACGGTGGTCATGATGATGCCCGCGCTTATGCTGATAAATATGCAGTCCTAGACATACTGCATGAACTTTATCAAAGTGGAAAATTACCACCATCGATTGTGATTACACCTGATGGTAATGATAATCGCGGTTCCAGTCCTTTATACGACCCCGATTACTTTGATGGGCCCAATGGCAAAATAGGGACTTTGATTGGCTCAGAATTAGTGCAAGTTGTCAAGTCACGCTATCGCACTTTAGAAGAACCCCAGTTTTGGGCGCTGGGAGGTCTGTCTTCTGGGGGATGGGGAGCATTTAATATTGGGTTACGCTATCTAAACAACTTCCACATTCTCTTTAGCCATAGCGGTTACTTTACCGATAATAGCGGTTCACAAAATAGTCCCCAACAAATCGTGCAACAGCTACCACCTGAAGATAGAAAGCAATTGCGTGTTTACCTGGATGCAGGTCTGAACGACACTAATTTGCTTGCTTCTACCAAAGCCTTCAACGAAACCTTAAATAAATTAGGCATTGCTCACGTCTTTTATGCCTTTCCAGGCGGTCATGGTTTGTCTGGTGCAAATGTAGGCTGGAACTACTTCCACAAGCATCTTAAAGATTCGCTTTCCTACGTAGGGGAACAATTTAAAAAGTTAGGAGTTAAAAGTTAG